In one Halorubrum sp. CBA1229 genomic region, the following are encoded:
- a CDS encoding HD domain-containing protein, protein MITVKDTVHDHIEIDGVAAELIDTPAVQRLRHVKQLGTVQLVYPSANHTRFEHSLGVYHLASRALDHLGIAGKRAERIEAAAMLHDVGHGPFSHNLESLTHRRTGKYHDDVEELLATGAVGEVLRDRDLDPDRIARIVAGEGPYAGLVSGELDVDRMDYLVRDAYHTGVPYGTIDTERFVRELTFVDRGGDADDGSDRDGPELVLDEGNVQTAESLLLARALMNPVVYTHHVARISKAMLRRAASELLDATETTAPELRRMDDHDFLAAIRDCRATAELSRRYDERDLYKLAVWAEHDDVPERVHEADHATEVALEREIAEVAGVAREHVILDVPPEPSMRESTARVTVNGEIRRLERQSPLVSALRTAQRNQWRLGVYAPKPATDRVGRAAADVLGLDPDGLVTEVRGAMPTTLDEFE, encoded by the coding sequence ATGATCACGGTCAAAGACACCGTCCACGACCACATCGAGATCGACGGTGTCGCCGCCGAGCTGATCGACACGCCCGCCGTCCAGCGCCTCCGCCACGTGAAACAGCTCGGCACGGTCCAACTCGTCTACCCCTCCGCGAACCACACTCGCTTCGAACACAGCCTCGGCGTCTACCACCTCGCCAGCCGCGCGCTCGATCACCTCGGAATCGCCGGAAAGCGGGCCGAGCGGATCGAGGCGGCGGCGATGCTCCACGACGTGGGGCACGGCCCGTTCAGCCACAACCTGGAGTCGCTCACCCACCGCCGAACGGGGAAATACCACGACGACGTCGAGGAACTGCTCGCGACCGGCGCGGTCGGCGAAGTGCTCCGCGACCGCGACCTCGACCCGGACCGGATCGCCCGGATCGTCGCCGGCGAGGGCCCCTACGCCGGGCTCGTCTCGGGCGAGCTCGACGTCGACCGGATGGACTACCTCGTGCGCGACGCCTATCACACCGGCGTCCCCTACGGCACCATCGACACCGAGCGGTTCGTCCGCGAGCTGACGTTCGTCGATCGGGGCGGTGACGCGGACGACGGGTCGGACCGGGACGGCCCGGAGCTGGTCCTCGACGAGGGGAACGTCCAGACCGCGGAGAGCCTCCTGCTGGCTCGCGCGCTGATGAACCCGGTCGTCTACACCCACCACGTCGCGCGCATCTCGAAGGCGATGCTCCGGCGGGCCGCGAGCGAGCTCCTCGACGCGACCGAGACGACGGCCCCCGAACTCCGGCGCATGGACGACCACGACTTCCTCGCCGCGATCCGCGACTGCCGGGCGACCGCAGAGCTCTCCCGGCGCTACGACGAGCGCGACCTCTACAAGCTGGCGGTGTGGGCCGAGCACGACGACGTGCCCGAGCGCGTCCACGAGGCGGACCACGCGACCGAGGTCGCCTTGGAGCGCGAGATCGCCGAGGTGGCCGGCGTCGCTCGCGAACACGTGATCCTCGACGTGCCGCCGGAGCCGTCGATGCGCGAGTCGACGGCGCGCGTGACGGTCAACGGAGAGATCCGGCGGCTCGAACGGCAGTCGCCGCTCGTCTCCGCGCTCCGGACCGCGCAGCGCAACCAGTGGCGCCTCGGCGTGTACGCCCCGAAGCCGGCCACCGACCGCGTCGGTCGCGCGGCCGCGGACGTGCTCGGGCTCGACCCGGACGGGCTCGTGACCGAAGTGCGCGGGGCGATGCCGACGACGCTCGACGAGTTCGAGTAA
- a CDS encoding universal stress protein — translation MYEVLIGIDNGADRRAVAQAEAVADLPHAADETKATLCHVFRDNPEGASVHQLSAVRRARETLEEAGVTCVHYEASGDPADELLAAAADVDPNAICVSGRKRRPSGKAVFGSVTQDVILGSDRPVLAVPAPPKE, via the coding sequence ATGTACGAGGTGCTCATCGGGATCGACAACGGAGCGGATCGACGCGCGGTCGCGCAGGCGGAGGCGGTCGCCGACCTCCCGCACGCGGCCGACGAGACGAAGGCGACCCTGTGTCACGTGTTCCGAGACAACCCCGAGGGCGCCTCGGTCCACCAGCTGTCGGCCGTGCGCCGCGCCCGGGAGACGCTCGAAGAGGCGGGGGTCACCTGCGTCCACTACGAGGCGAGCGGCGACCCGGCCGACGAGCTGCTCGCGGCCGCCGCCGATGTCGACCCGAACGCGATCTGCGTCTCCGGCCGCAAGCGCCGGCCGTCGGGGAAGGCCGTCTTCGGCAGCGTGACCCAGGACGTCATCCTCGGGAGCGACCGTCCGGTGCTCGCGGTGCCGGCGCCGCCGAAAGAGTAA
- a CDS encoding multiprotein-bridging factor 1 family protein, with protein MAKYSTGGGGGGDDGDACELCGRETSKLQRATVAGAKLLVCPDCRPHDDAGNAPESRGGPGDGGSRGGSSGGSPGGASAESSGPESRKKELARKQAKMYDSATGDSKHWEEGGTSYESDRLPYLVSGYGDDVAAARRDAGLTVEELAEELDVDEDDVFAVEDGRAATAGVGGSVVRALEERLGVEIVDE; from the coding sequence ATGGCGAAGTACTCGACGGGCGGTGGCGGCGGCGGCGACGACGGCGACGCCTGTGAGCTCTGCGGGCGAGAGACCTCGAAGCTTCAGCGGGCCACGGTCGCCGGCGCGAAGCTGCTGGTGTGCCCGGACTGCCGCCCGCACGACGACGCGGGCAACGCGCCGGAGAGCCGGGGCGGCCCGGGAGACGGAGGCAGCCGCGGCGGGAGCTCCGGCGGGAGCCCCGGCGGCGCCAGCGCCGAATCGAGCGGCCCGGAGAGCCGGAAGAAGGAGCTCGCGCGGAAGCAGGCGAAGATGTACGACTCCGCGACCGGCGACTCCAAGCACTGGGAGGAGGGCGGCACGAGCTACGAGTCCGACCGGCTCCCGTACCTCGTCTCCGGCTACGGCGACGACGTGGCGGCGGCCCGCCGGGATGCCGGCCTCACCGTCGAGGAGCTCGCCGAGGAGCTCGACGTCGACGAGGACGACGTGTTTGCGGTGGAGGACGGCCGGGCCGCGACAGCCGGCGTCGGCGGCTCCGTCGTCCGCGCTTTGGAGGAGCGGCTCGGCGTCGAGATCGTGGACGAGTGA
- a CDS encoding phosphoribosylamine--glycine ligase, with the protein MDSARFLFVSADAALITDLAWQVHREGHDVKYYIEAEGDREIGNGFVPKTDDWRAEVDWADVIIFDDIWVGSDIGTGELAEELREEGKAVVGGTPNTDHLEEDRGYAMEVLEEHGVNTVEHHIFDSFDAGIQHVQENPAPYVIKPLGEVQNVKRLLYVGNEDDGSDVVDVLKAYKKAWGHRMKGFQLQRKVEGVEVAICGFFNGTEFIDQVNFNFEHKKLFPGNIGPSTGEMGTSMFWAGQNKLFKETFGKIEDWLANEGYVGSIDINCIVNENGIYPLEFTPRFGYPTIALQEESIESSTGEFFYDLAHGNEPEVEVHNGYQIAVRVVLPPFPFDDEQTYDENSRNAAVVFETERCDGSHASGASVTSSGGAPDGIHIEDAKKVDGQWRVAGDSGMPIVVTGKGETMQAAREQAYGRIDEIVMPNMYYRDDIGERWINGDGDRLQAWGYLGPGGE; encoded by the coding sequence ATGGACTCCGCCCGCTTCCTGTTCGTCTCCGCCGACGCCGCGCTGATCACCGACCTCGCGTGGCAGGTCCACCGCGAAGGCCACGACGTGAAATACTATATCGAAGCCGAAGGCGATCGAGAGATTGGCAACGGTTTCGTCCCGAAGACGGATGACTGGCGCGCAGAAGTCGATTGGGCAGATGTTATCATTTTCGACGATATCTGGGTTGGTTCCGACATCGGCACGGGTGAACTCGCAGAGGAACTCCGTGAGGAGGGGAAAGCGGTCGTCGGCGGGACGCCGAACACCGATCACCTCGAAGAGGACCGCGGGTACGCGATGGAGGTCCTCGAAGAACACGGTGTGAACACCGTCGAACACCATATCTTCGACAGTTTCGACGCGGGGATACAACACGTCCAAGAGAACCCTGCCCCGTATGTGATCAAACCACTCGGCGAAGTCCAGAACGTCAAGCGCTTACTGTACGTTGGGAACGAGGATGACGGGAGCGACGTCGTCGACGTGTTGAAAGCGTACAAGAAAGCGTGGGGTCACCGGATGAAGGGCTTCCAGCTACAACGCAAAGTAGAGGGTGTTGAAGTCGCTATCTGCGGGTTCTTCAACGGGACCGAGTTCATTGACCAAGTCAATTTTAATTTTGAGCATAAGAAATTATTCCCGGGGAACATCGGCCCTTCAACCGGGGAGATGGGGACCTCGATGTTCTGGGCGGGCCAGAACAAACTGTTCAAAGAAACCTTCGGGAAAATCGAAGACTGGCTCGCCAACGAAGGCTACGTCGGCAGTATCGATATCAACTGTATCGTCAACGAGAACGGGATCTACCCGCTGGAATTCACGCCGCGGTTCGGCTACCCGACAATCGCGTTACAGGAAGAGTCGATCGAGTCGTCTACTGGGGAATTCTTCTACGACCTCGCGCACGGCAACGAGCCAGAGGTCGAGGTTCACAACGGGTACCAAATCGCCGTGCGCGTCGTCTTACCGCCGTTCCCGTTCGACGACGAGCAGACGTACGACGAGAACTCCCGGAACGCAGCCGTGGTGTTCGAAACGGAACGCTGCGACGGGAGTCACGCGAGCGGAGCGAGCGTGACGTCGTCGGGGGGTGCCCCCGACGGCATCCACATCGAGGACGCGAAGAAGGTCGACGGACAGTGGCGCGTCGCCGGCGACAGCGGAATGCCGATCGTCGTGACCGGCAAAGGGGAGACGATGCAGGCTGCTCGCGAGCAGGCGTACGGTCGGATCGATGAGATCGTCATGCCGAACATGTACTACCGCGACGACATCGGCGAGCGGTGGATCAACGGCGACGGCGACCGACTGCAGGCCTGGGGGTACCTCGGACCAGGCGGGGAGTGA
- a CDS encoding glutamyl-tRNA reductase, with amino-acid sequence MAFERTDARPDPPTDARPDSSTGARVDPERIRRQLRCQTERIQRREVEEAVSKLEARGDLTDEQRETVRHLGAALRRRITARPEAALERSGPGDATVRSLARLFDADGEAAVSPDE; translated from the coding sequence GTGGCATTCGAACGCACCGACGCGCGCCCCGACCCGCCGACCGATGCGCGCCCCGACTCGTCGACCGGCGCGCGAGTCGATCCGGAGAGGATCCGGCGGCAGCTCCGGTGCCAAACCGAGCGGATACAGCGCCGCGAGGTCGAGGAGGCGGTCTCCAAGCTCGAGGCGCGCGGCGACCTCACCGACGAACAGCGGGAGACGGTCCGGCACCTCGGGGCCGCCCTCCGTCGTCGGATAACGGCGCGCCCCGAGGCGGCGCTGGAGCGGTCGGGTCCGGGCGACGCGACCGTTCGGTCCCTCGCTCGGTTGTTCGACGCGGACGGTGAGGCGGCTGTCTCACCGGACGAGTGA
- a CDS encoding DUF2249 domain-containing protein yields MPRLDVRDIPPVNRHDRIHEEFDGMDPGETLTIVNDHEPKPLYYEMAAEVPAFDEEGYEVRRDAPDEFVAKFPKVEA; encoded by the coding sequence ATGCCACGACTAGACGTTCGCGACATTCCGCCGGTGAACAGACACGACCGGATTCACGAGGAGTTCGACGGGATGGATCCCGGCGAGACGCTTACCATCGTCAACGACCACGAACCGAAGCCGCTGTACTACGAGATGGCCGCGGAGGTGCCCGCGTTCGACGAGGAGGGGTACGAGGTCCGGCGGGACGCCCCCGACGAGTTCGTCGCCAAGTTCCCGAAAGTAGAGGCCTGA
- a CDS encoding cupin domain-containing protein, whose amino-acid sequence MPATSLDAERTYDEARFSTSEVFRSDRAKVVCGYFEPGQFIPVHAPESDVTITVQSGTGTVREGDTEHAVAPGDVVVADAGTERGVKADDDARLEAVLVTAPPPTDAEHDPVREGIRRDEFDPTNK is encoded by the coding sequence GTGCCGGCGACGAGCCTCGACGCGGAGCGGACGTACGACGAGGCGCGGTTCTCGACGAGCGAGGTCTTCCGGAGCGACCGGGCGAAGGTCGTCTGCGGCTACTTCGAACCGGGGCAGTTCATCCCCGTTCACGCCCCCGAAAGCGACGTGACGATCACGGTCCAGTCCGGGACGGGAACGGTCCGAGAGGGCGACACCGAGCACGCCGTCGCTCCCGGCGACGTCGTCGTTGCGGATGCCGGGACCGAGCGCGGGGTGAAGGCCGACGACGACGCGCGTCTCGAAGCCGTGCTCGTCACCGCGCCGCCCCCGACCGACGCGGAACACGACCCGGTCCGGGAGGGGATCCGACGCGACGAGTTCGATCCCACTAATAAATGA
- the ddh gene encoding D-2-hydroxyacid dehydrogenase, protein MDLDTLGADPSVSTLFPPEVLIDRLSDLSVETTVLDEQGPVPDACDGVVTFAHRERFHEVEWVHSVQAGVDRFPRESFREADVTLTNSTGIHGDAIGETVAGYLLAFARRLHEHAANQQRGDWSQPEWDEAWTVAGERACVVGLGGLGRGIVDRLTGLGLDVDGVRRTPVPEPGVDRVYTPSELETAVADARFVVLAVPLTDETRGLVDGDVLAAMREDAYLVNVARGGVVDQAALVAALEDDDVAGAALDVFETEPLPDSSPLWELDDVIVSPHCGAFTREYVDHVAAIVRENVRRLRAGDEPANRVL, encoded by the coding sequence ATGGACCTGGACACGCTCGGAGCGGATCCGTCGGTTTCGACCCTCTTCCCGCCGGAGGTACTGATCGATCGACTGTCTGACCTGTCGGTCGAGACGACGGTCCTCGACGAACAGGGGCCCGTGCCGGACGCCTGCGACGGCGTCGTCACGTTCGCCCATCGCGAGCGGTTCCATGAGGTCGAATGGGTCCACTCCGTGCAGGCCGGCGTCGACCGCTTCCCGCGCGAGTCGTTCCGCGAAGCGGACGTCACGCTCACGAACAGCACCGGGATCCACGGCGACGCGATCGGCGAGACCGTCGCCGGATACCTGCTCGCGTTCGCCCGTCGCCTGCACGAACACGCGGCGAACCAGCAACGAGGGGACTGGTCGCAACCGGAGTGGGACGAGGCCTGGACGGTCGCCGGGGAACGGGCCTGCGTGGTCGGTCTCGGGGGTCTCGGACGGGGGATCGTCGATCGGTTGACCGGGCTCGGTCTCGACGTCGACGGCGTCCGGCGGACGCCCGTCCCGGAACCGGGGGTCGATCGCGTCTACACGCCGTCCGAACTGGAAACGGCGGTGGCGGACGCCCGCTTCGTCGTGCTGGCGGTCCCGCTCACCGACGAGACGCGAGGGTTAGTGGACGGCGACGTGCTCGCGGCCATGCGCGAGGACGCGTACCTCGTGAACGTGGCGCGCGGCGGCGTCGTCGACCAGGCGGCGCTCGTGGCGGCGCTCGAAGACGACGACGTCGCCGGGGCGGCCCTGGACGTGTTCGAGACCGAACCCCTCCCCGACTCCTCGCCGCTCTGGGAGCTGGACGACGTGATCGTCTCGCCGCACTGCGGCGCGTTCACCCGCGAATACGTCGACCACGTCGCGGCGATCGTCCGCGAGAACGTCCGCCGACTCCGCGCCGGCGACGAACCGGCCAATCGCGTTCTCTGA
- a CDS encoding DUF2249 domain-containing protein yields MATERPEADRRLDAREIDGEPFGDIMAELEALPRGETLLLVNSFEPEPLYQVLEERGFRHETTSGGSDVWYIEIQHE; encoded by the coding sequence ATGGCCACTGAGCGACCCGAGGCCGATCGACGCCTGGACGCACGCGAGATCGACGGCGAACCGTTCGGCGATATCATGGCCGAGCTCGAGGCGCTTCCGCGCGGCGAGACGCTGCTGTTGGTCAACAGCTTCGAACCGGAGCCGTTGTATCAGGTCCTCGAAGAACGCGGGTTCCGGCACGAGACGACCTCCGGCGGGTCCGACGTGTGGTATATCGAAATCCAACACGAGTGA
- a CDS encoding multicopper oxidase, whose amino-acid sequence MAEVEQKLHRDLPPTTLWGYGGQFPGPTIEAEQGEPIYVRWQNHLPDEHLLPEDPTIHGDIIPYDEPGARVVPHLHGGNVEHESDGKPQAWFTRDFERTGPDFEKKDYYYANDQPPATLWYHDHSLGITRLNVYAGLAGFYLLRNDHERALDLPTGDNEVPLVLQDRSFNADGSLHYPTGVARTQGEGDGDDSRPDPSVVPQFYGDVSTVNGKAWPRLSVDPEQYRFRLLNGANSRYYDLKLLEYDEESGTTGDAGPPFVQIGNDGGLLSEPVETTDRLELGSSQRADVVVDFGEHAGETLLLHNDAPATYRGTSGIEADGAEPLPEIMLVDVAAAEGEREPAQLPDTLTRVPEISAESVDTERYLTLARQSDEYGRPRYALGTGDEKTGFELTDPVTEAPRLGDTEIWSLANFTGMSHPIHLHLVHFQVLGRQSAADYDPSEDEVDPDALDGPESYELGWNDVVSVDPGDVVHVIAHFGEYDGLFSDQTGDYMWHCHMIEHEDHDMMRPFRVRPADEESGSD is encoded by the coding sequence ATGGCCGAGGTCGAACAGAAACTCCACCGCGACCTCCCGCCGACGACGCTGTGGGGCTACGGCGGCCAGTTTCCCGGGCCGACGATCGAGGCCGAGCAGGGGGAACCGATCTACGTCCGGTGGCAGAATCACCTGCCGGACGAACACCTGCTCCCCGAGGATCCGACCATCCACGGCGACATCATTCCGTATGACGAGCCGGGCGCCCGCGTCGTGCCGCACCTCCACGGCGGCAACGTCGAACATGAAAGTGACGGGAAACCGCAGGCGTGGTTCACCCGCGACTTCGAACGGACGGGCCCCGACTTCGAAAAGAAGGACTACTACTACGCGAACGACCAACCGCCCGCAACACTGTGGTACCACGATCACTCGCTCGGTATCACGCGACTGAACGTTTACGCCGGCCTCGCGGGGTTCTACCTCCTCCGGAACGACCACGAGCGAGCGCTCGACCTCCCGACGGGAGACAACGAGGTCCCGCTCGTGTTACAGGACCGGAGCTTCAACGCGGACGGGTCGTTGCACTACCCCACGGGCGTCGCGAGGACGCAGGGTGAAGGAGACGGAGACGATTCGCGCCCCGATCCGAGCGTCGTTCCGCAGTTCTACGGCGACGTGTCGACGGTGAACGGGAAGGCGTGGCCCCGGCTGTCCGTCGACCCCGAACAGTACCGATTCCGCCTGCTCAACGGAGCCAACAGCCGATACTACGACCTCAAACTCCTCGAATACGACGAGGAGTCGGGTACCACGGGCGACGCGGGGCCGCCGTTCGTCCAAATCGGGAACGACGGCGGGCTCCTCTCGGAGCCGGTCGAGACTACCGACCGCCTCGAGCTCGGATCGAGTCAGCGGGCAGACGTCGTCGTCGACTTCGGCGAGCACGCGGGCGAGACCCTGCTCCTGCACAACGACGCGCCGGCGACGTATCGCGGGACGAGCGGGATCGAGGCGGACGGCGCTGAACCCCTGCCGGAGATCATGCTCGTCGACGTGGCGGCCGCGGAAGGCGAACGGGAGCCCGCGCAGCTCCCGGACACACTGACGCGAGTCCCCGAGATTTCGGCGGAGTCCGTCGACACCGAACGCTACCTCACGCTCGCCCGGCAGTCGGACGAGTACGGTCGCCCGCGCTACGCGCTCGGGACCGGCGACGAGAAGACCGGCTTCGAGCTCACGGACCCGGTCACCGAGGCCCCGAGGCTCGGAGACACCGAGATCTGGAGTCTCGCCAACTTCACGGGGATGTCCCACCCGATACATCTCCATCTCGTTCACTTCCAGGTGTTGGGCCGGCAGTCGGCCGCCGACTACGATCCGTCCGAAGACGAGGTCGATCCGGACGCGCTCGACGGCCCGGAGTCGTACGAGCTCGGGTGGAACGACGTGGTCAGCGTCGATCCGGGCGACGTGGTCCACGTGATCGCGCACTTCGGGGAGTACGATGGGTTGTTCTCCGATCAGACGGGCGACTACATGTGGCACTGTCACATGATCGAGCACGAGGACCACGACATGATGCGACCGTTCAGGGTCCGGCCGGCCGACGAGGAGAGCGGGAGCGACTGA
- a CDS encoding helix-turn-helix domain-containing protein, which yields MAKARLNVDLPDGPWVGEVSREFPEARIQVLTATPGDGAGFALVKITVDDVDGILDAIAAHDTIEEVSVMALSDGVATVQVEAHAPLLMAAARQAGIPIEMPVEIENGVARIDVTGPHERVADFGEMLRGVGAEFDVEYVQQRLNPGESLTERQREVLFEAVERGYYDVPRTCTLTEVAEHAGIAKSTCSETLQRVERTIVREFVDDLPRTPIEFDPDAEDDG from the coding sequence ATGGCGAAGGCTCGACTCAACGTTGACCTCCCGGACGGACCGTGGGTCGGTGAGGTCTCTCGGGAGTTTCCGGAGGCGCGGATCCAGGTACTCACCGCGACCCCCGGCGACGGCGCGGGATTCGCGCTCGTGAAGATCACCGTCGACGACGTCGACGGGATACTGGACGCGATAGCGGCCCACGACACGATCGAGGAGGTCTCGGTGATGGCGTTGAGCGACGGGGTCGCCACCGTCCAGGTCGAGGCGCACGCGCCGCTGTTGATGGCGGCCGCGCGGCAGGCCGGCATCCCGATCGAGATGCCCGTCGAGATCGAGAACGGGGTGGCCCGGATCGACGTCACCGGGCCGCACGAGCGCGTCGCCGACTTCGGGGAGATGCTCCGCGGCGTCGGCGCGGAGTTCGACGTCGAGTACGTGCAACAGCGGTTGAACCCGGGCGAATCGCTCACCGAACGGCAGCGAGAGGTGTTGTTCGAGGCGGTCGAACGCGGCTACTACGACGTGCCGCGCACCTGTACGCTGACCGAGGTCGCCGAACACGCCGGGATCGCGAAATCCACGTGCAGCGAGACCCTCCAACGCGTCGAACGCACGATCGTCCGGGAGTTCGTCGACGACCTCCCCCGAACTCCGATCGAGTTCGATCCCGACGCGGAGGACGACGGATAA
- a CDS encoding CGCGG family rSAM-modified RiPP protein has translation MSTRDRQSDDERTPAAESDESLPSFLTERHDASWSANLEGERYADDRETLIEHALAAVDRTGADYHVNLVTHPNHGTPDEYLEAPIRERYPDAETGVVDQCGCGGYVYRVQQ, from the coding sequence ATGTCCACACGAGACCGGCAGTCCGACGACGAACGCACCCCCGCCGCCGAATCCGACGAGTCGCTACCGTCGTTTCTCACGGAGCGCCACGACGCGTCGTGGTCCGCGAACCTCGAAGGGGAGCGGTACGCCGACGACCGCGAGACGTTGATCGAGCACGCACTCGCTGCCGTCGATCGGACGGGCGCCGACTACCACGTCAACCTCGTCACGCATCCGAACCACGGGACCCCCGACGAGTACCTCGAGGCGCCGATCCGCGAGCGCTACCCGGACGCGGAGACCGGCGTCGTCGATCAGTGCGGTTGCGGCGGGTACGTGTATCGGGTCCAGCAGTGA
- a CDS encoding tellurite resistance/C4-dicarboxylate transporter family protein has translation MTGSPETDTTSSPETDTTSSPETDGRITSADGATLGSALEALDPAYFGFVMSTGIVSIAFFELAVPVVALPLAAFNVACYALLLALFAVRTAAFPRRTLADLRDRDRHWGTLTFIVATDTVGVQFLLFFDAVSVAAALWAATVVATPLLLYYLFATEVIGAGKADVSERIDGAFLLVIVCMQSLAVLGGLLAEPLAGYGNAVVLLSMSYFGSGYVLYVVVVTVVTYRLLDGAVRPDDWTGPYWIAMGAAAITTLAGATVGPLLGTVPGWEPYAPVVVGATFFAWAIASWWIPLLVVLDVWAFLTDGVEGRPPVWVLLFPWSRLGFGDRLHAYAPTAWGRVFPMGMYTAGTLNLAGIGAFGALSVVPTYWGWFALLVWAVTLVGTGRAVKRVLVGGGPAGDDRSTAT, from the coding sequence ATGACTGGTTCACCCGAGACGGACACGACTAGTTCACCCGAGACGGACACGACTAGTTCACCCGAGACGGACGGCCGGATCACCTCCGCTGACGGGGCGACGCTCGGTAGCGCTCTCGAGGCGCTCGACCCCGCGTACTTCGGATTCGTCATGTCGACGGGGATCGTCTCGATTGCCTTCTTCGAGCTGGCCGTCCCGGTCGTCGCGCTGCCGCTGGCGGCCTTCAACGTCGCCTGTTACGCGTTGTTGCTCGCGCTGTTCGCCGTTCGGACCGCGGCGTTTCCCCGACGGACGCTCGCCGATCTACGGGACCGCGACCGACACTGGGGGACGCTGACCTTCATCGTCGCCACGGACACGGTCGGGGTCCAGTTCCTGCTCTTCTTCGACGCCGTTTCGGTGGCGGCCGCGCTGTGGGCCGCGACCGTCGTCGCTACGCCGCTGCTGCTGTACTACCTGTTCGCGACCGAGGTTATCGGCGCGGGCAAGGCCGACGTGAGCGAGCGGATCGACGGGGCCTTTCTGCTCGTGATCGTCTGTATGCAGTCGCTCGCGGTCCTCGGCGGGCTGCTCGCTGAACCGCTGGCGGGGTACGGGAACGCGGTCGTGCTGTTGAGCATGAGCTACTTCGGCTCGGGGTACGTCCTCTACGTCGTCGTCGTCACCGTCGTCACCTACCGGCTCCTCGACGGCGCGGTTCGCCCCGACGACTGGACGGGACCGTACTGGATCGCGATGGGCGCGGCGGCCATCACGACGCTGGCCGGGGCGACGGTCGGCCCGCTGCTGGGGACGGTGCCCGGGTGGGAGCCGTACGCTCCCGTCGTCGTCGGCGCCACGTTCTTCGCGTGGGCGATCGCCTCGTGGTGGATCCCCCTGCTTGTCGTCCTCGACGTCTGGGCCTTCCTCACCGACGGGGTCGAGGGTCGGCCTCCCGTCTGGGTGCTGCTGTTCCCGTGGTCGCGGCTGGGGTTCGGCGACCGCCTCCACGCCTACGCCCCGACGGCGTGGGGCCGCGTGTTCCCGATGGGAATGTACACCGCCGGCACCCTCAATCTCGCCGGCATCGGCGCGTTCGGAGCGCTCTCGGTCGTGCCGACCTACTGGGGGTGGTTCGCGCTGCTCGTCTGGGCGGTGACGCTCGTCGGGACGGGGCGAGCCGTCAAGCGGGTCCTCGTCGGCGGTGGCCCCGCAGGGGACGACAGATCGACGGCGACGTAG